The sequence below is a genomic window from Roseofilum casamattae BLCC-M143.
AGTTTAATCTGCATGAGGGGATTGACAGTACTCTGTTAATCTTGAAATATCGCTTGAAAGCGAATGAAACTCGTCCGGCTATTGAAATTATCAAAAACTACGGTAAGATTCCGCTGGTACAATGCTATGCAGGGCAAATTAACCAAGTGTTTATGAATTTGTTGGCGAATGCGATCGATGCTTTGGAGGAAAGCAATGGAGGGAAAAGTTTTGCGCAAATAGAACGATCGCCGAATCGAATTACCATTACCACTAAATTGAGTGGCGATCGCCAGAATGTTGTGGTTAAGATTGCCGATAATGGAATTGGTATGGCTGCTGACGTTAAAGAAAAACTATTCGAGCAAGGATTTACCACCAAAGGTGTCGGAAAAGGCACGGGTTTAGGAATGGCGATCGCGCGGCAAATTATTGAAGAAAAACACGGCGGTGCGATCGCTTGTCATTCAGAACCCAGTAAAGGTACGGAGTTTGCAATCCTTCTGCCATTCAGTTATTGATAAAACAGACTCCAACATTTTATCTTAAATTAACTCATGCAGCAAACAATCGACAAAATCAATAGTATTTCATTGCGGCAAATTTTAATTATTCCATTTGTCGTACAAATTTTTGCCACGGTATCTTTAGTTGGGTATCTTTCCTTTAGAAGCGGAAGAAAGGCAGTCGAAGACATTGCCAATCAACTGATTGATGAAACCGGCGATCGCATCGAACAAAAGTTGGATGTCTATCTCGCAACCGCCAATCTGGTCAATCAAATCAATCGCGATTTAATCTATGCTGACAATCTAGATATCACCGATCCCGATCGCTTGGGCCGGCATTTTTTACAGCAATTACAGCAATTCGAGACCGTCGATTATATCTATTTTGCCAACGAACGCGGCGGCATTGTCTCCGTCGGACGCGATGCAACTTATGGCTTTAATTTCTCCATTACCGATGACTTTGTTAGCGGTGATTTTAAACGGTATGCTCTCGATCTCGACGGAAATCGTCAAGACCTCATTAATACCAGACCGGATTTCGATCCCCGTCAGCGAGGTTGGTATAAATCGGCAGCCCCCCTGCAAACTCCCGTTTGGAGTGAAGTCTATCCCGGTACGTTGGAAGCCTCTCTCGGCATTAGTGCCGCTCGTTCCGTTTATGACGATCGCGCAACCTTAAAAGGGGTTTTGGGAATCGACTTGCTCTTAATGCAAATCTCTGAATTCTTGCAAAATTTACAAGTGAGTCAGTCGGGACAGATTTATATTATCGAGCCATCGGGGTTAATGGTTGCTACTTCTAATGAAGAGAGTTTATTCGCAACCGATACTAATGCAGAAGAATCAGCGCGACTCAATGCCGCAGATAGTCCCAATCAGGTCGTCGCAGAGAGCGCTCGAGTCCTTCTCTCTCGCTTTGGCCAATTCTCCCAAATTGCCGAAGATGCCCGCATGATTCTCAATATTAATGGCGAGAGATATTTTGTGAAAGTCATTCCGTTTCACGATGAAGGCGGTTTGGATTGGCTCGTCACTATCGCCGTCCCGGAATCCGACTTTCTCACAGAAATTAACGCCAATATCCGGACGACAATTCTGCTCTGCACGGGCGCCTTGGTTTTGGCGGTCGCGATCGGTATTGTCACTGCCCGTTGGGTCGTACAACCATTGCTCCATCTCAACCAATCTGCCCGAGAACTCGCTCGCGGTCAATGGGAAAAACGAGTCATCACCCAACGACGAGATGAGGTAGGCGAATTGACCAACGCATTCAATCAAATGGCCGGTCAACTCAAAGAATCCTTTACAACCCTAGAACAACGAGTGTCCGAACGCACGGCCGAACTAGCCGTTGCGAAAGAAAAAGCAGAAGTGGCAAACCAAGCCAAAAGTACGTTTATCGCCAACATGAGCCACGAACTGCGATCGCCCCTCAATGCGATCTTGGGATTTGCTCAAATTATGACTCGCTCTCAAACCCTGCCCTCAGAACACCAAGAAAAAGTCAGTATTATCAACCGCAGTGGGGAGCATCTTTTAACCCTGATTAATAACGTCCTCGACCTTTCCAAAATCGAAGCCGGGCGCATTACCCTAAACGAGAAAAATTTCGACCTACATCGCCTGCTCGACGACCTTCACGATATGTTCCAACTCAAAGCCAATGACAAAGGCTTGCAGTTGCTCCTAGAACCCGCCGAAAATCTCCCCCGTTACATTCGCACCGATGAAGTCAAACTGCGCCAAATTCTGATTAATTTAATTAACAATGCCCTGAAATTTACCGAACAAGGAGGTATTTCCCTCAGAGCCACCCACCCGTCACCCGTCACCAATAACCAACAACTAATAACCCTATATTTTGAAGTCGAAGATACGGGGATGGGAATTGCCCCCGAAGAACTCGACAAGCTCTTTGAAGCCTTTACCCAAACCGCAAGCGGCAAACAAGCCCAAGAAGGAACGGGGTTGGGACTTTCCATCAGTCGTAAATTTGCCCAGTTGATGGGGGGAGAAATGCGAGCAACCTCTCGCGTCGGAGAAGGAGCGGTCTTTAGTTTTGAGATTCAATGCCAACCAGTGGAAGCGACGGAAGTGGAAGCATTGAACCCCCAACGCCAAATTATCGCCCTGCAACCGGGTCAACCTCGCTATCGCCTGCTCATCGTCGATGATAAACCCGTCAATCGCCAGATTTTAATCCATTTGCTCAATCCTTTAGGCTTCGAGTTAAAAGAAGCTGGGAATGGTCGGGAAGCCGTGGAAATATGGGAGCAATGGGAACCCCATTTGATTTGGATGGATATGAAGATGCCGGTGATGGATGGATTTGAGGCAACCAAAACGATTAAAGCCACGACGAAAGGACAGGCGACGGTAGTCGTGGCTTTAACTGCTAGCGTATTGGAGGAAGAGAAGGCAGTGGTGTTATCGGCTGGATGCGATGATTTCCTGCGCAAACCTTTCCGAGACGAGCAAATCTTTACAGCTCTCGAACGCCATTTAGGGGTTCGTTATATCTATGAAAAGAGCGTACCGTCCTCTAAGAACAAAGTCCGAGAAAAGGAAATACTAACCGCAGAAAATCTACAAACCCTTTCCCCAGAACTGCAACGGCAACTGCGTCAGGCGGTGAGTAGTTCCAGCAAGCCAGAGATCGCAGCAGTTGTTGCGGCGATCGCAGAGAAAAATCCGGCACTGTCGGAGGCGATCGCTACTTGTTTGCATAACTTTGAATATGAAAAACTTTTACACTTAATTCCCGAAACATAAGACTCACCATAAAATATAATCGAGACAGGTGCGATCGCGTTTCCGAAGGGGAACGGGATTCGCAATGGCGATCTGCCAGGTTGGATGAGGAATGGTTATCTTTGTAATAATGGTATTATTCAGAACACAAAAATAGGAGGAATTCATGAACGATCGCGATCGGTGGCTTTTCGATGACGAACAATACGCAATTCCACTCACAAAATGGCAAAAGACTATTGATGTGATGGCTAAAATTTTTCAAGCACCTGCGGGTTTTATCGTACAACATACGAACCAAGGATATCAGGTTGTCATTGCCAGTCAGCAAGACTCCAATCCCTATCCGGCGGCAGGAGGGGTTATTCCGCTCAACTGTAATATCTTCTGTCGAAAAATCGTACAAACGGGTCAAAAGCTCTACGTGAAAAATGCCAAAGCCGATCCCTATTGGGATGATAATCCTGAAGTCGCGCAAGATGGCTTTATGTCTTATTATGGCTTACCCGTAAACTGGCCTGACAATACACCCTTTGGAACAATTTGCGTGATGGATTTCAAAGAGACGGATTACCAGCAAGACTATTTAGATTTAATGGAAGAACTGCGCAATCTTATTGAATACGATCTCCAACTTTCCGAACAATATCACACCACAGTCCAACTTGCAGCTAATTTGGAAAAAGCCAATTATGAATTGATGGAAGCGACAAAACTGGCCGATATTGCCAACCAAGCCAAGAGTGCGTTTATCGCCAACATGAGTCACGAATTGCGAACGCCTCTCAATGCGATCTTGGGATTTACTCAGATCATGACTCGCTCTCAAACCCTACCCCCAGAACACCAAGAAAAAGTCAGTATTATCAACCGCAGTGGGGAGCATCTTTTGACCCTGATTAATAATGTCCTCGACCTTTCCAAAATTGAAGCCGGGCGCATTACCCTAAACGAGAAAAACTTCGACCTGCATTGCCTGCTCGACGACCTTCACGATATGTTCCAACTCAAAGCCAATGACAAAGGCTTGCAGTTGCTCTTAGAACTTGCCGAAAATCTCCCCCGTTATATTCGCACCGATGAAGTCAAACTGCGCCAAATTCTGATTAATTTAATTAACAATGCCCTGAAATTTACCGAACAAGGAGGTATTTCCCTCAGAGCCATCCACCAATCACCAGTCACGAGCGATCGCCCAACGACAATACATTTTGAAGTCGAAGACACTGGAGCGGGAATTGCCCCCGAAGAACTCGATCGGCTCTTTGAAGCCTTTACTCAAACCACAAGCGGCAAACAAGCTCAAGAAGGAACGGGGTTGGGACTCTCTATCAGTCGTAAATTTGCCCAGTTGATGGGGGGAGAAATACGAGCAACCTCTCGCGTTGGAGAAGGAACGATCTTTAGCTTTGAGATTCAATGTCAACCAGTGGAAGCAACGGAAGTGGAAGCATTGAAGCCCCAACACCAAATTATCGCCCTGCAACCGGATCAACCTTGCTATCGCCTTCTCATCGTCGATGATAAACCCGTCAATCGCCAGATTTTAATTCAATTGCTCGGGCCTTTGGGCTTCGAGTTAAAAGAAGCCGGAAACGGTAAGGAAGCCCTGGAAATATGGGAGCAATGGGAACCCCATCTGATTTGGATGGATATGAAGATGCCGGTAATGGATGGATTTGAGGCAACCAAAACGATTAAAGCCACGACGAAAGGACAGGCGACGGTAGTCCTGGCTTTAACTGCTAGCGTATTGGAGGAAGAGAAGGCAGTGGTGTTATCGGCTGGATGCGATGATTTCTTGCGCAAACCTTTCCGAGACGAGCAAATTTTTAAAGCCCTAGAAAAACATCTAGAGGTGCGTTATATCTATGAAGATAGCGTTCCTTCCTCTAAGAACTCGGCTCCAGAAAAAGACGTGCTGACCGCAGAAAACGTGCAAGCTCTCTCCTCAGAAATACAGCTGCAATTGCATCAGGCAGTCATTAGTGCTAGCGAGGCAGCAATTACGGCAGTTGTTACGGCAATTGCAGAGAAAAATCCAGCTTTATCGGAAGCGATCGCTAATTGTTTCCATAACTTTGAATACGATAAAATTTCGATTTTACTTCCCGAAAGAGAAGATTTTCCTTCATTCTAAAAAATCCCCTGCGATCGCTCTACCGATGAATTAACTCAAGATTCCTCAATGAATT
It includes:
- a CDS encoding ATP-binding protein translates to MQQTIDKINSISLRQILIIPFVVQIFATVSLVGYLSFRSGRKAVEDIANQLIDETGDRIEQKLDVYLATANLVNQINRDLIYADNLDITDPDRLGRHFLQQLQQFETVDYIYFANERGGIVSVGRDATYGFNFSITDDFVSGDFKRYALDLDGNRQDLINTRPDFDPRQRGWYKSAAPLQTPVWSEVYPGTLEASLGISAARSVYDDRATLKGVLGIDLLLMQISEFLQNLQVSQSGQIYIIEPSGLMVATSNEESLFATDTNAEESARLNAADSPNQVVAESARVLLSRFGQFSQIAEDARMILNINGERYFVKVIPFHDEGGLDWLVTIAVPESDFLTEINANIRTTILLCTGALVLAVAIGIVTARWVVQPLLHLNQSARELARGQWEKRVITQRRDEVGELTNAFNQMAGQLKESFTTLEQRVSERTAELAVAKEKAEVANQAKSTFIANMSHELRSPLNAILGFAQIMTRSQTLPSEHQEKVSIINRSGEHLLTLINNVLDLSKIEAGRITLNEKNFDLHRLLDDLHDMFQLKANDKGLQLLLEPAENLPRYIRTDEVKLRQILINLINNALKFTEQGGISLRATHPSPVTNNQQLITLYFEVEDTGMGIAPEELDKLFEAFTQTASGKQAQEGTGLGLSISRKFAQLMGGEMRATSRVGEGAVFSFEIQCQPVEATEVEALNPQRQIIALQPGQPRYRLLIVDDKPVNRQILIHLLNPLGFELKEAGNGREAVEIWEQWEPHLIWMDMKMPVMDGFEATKTIKATTKGQATVVVALTASVLEEEKAVVLSAGCDDFLRKPFRDEQIFTALERHLGVRYIYEKSVPSSKNKVREKEILTAENLQTLSPELQRQLRQAVSSSSKPEIAAVVAAIAEKNPALSEAIATCLHNFEYEKLLHLIPET
- a CDS encoding ATP-binding protein produces the protein MNDRDRWLFDDEQYAIPLTKWQKTIDVMAKIFQAPAGFIVQHTNQGYQVVIASQQDSNPYPAAGGVIPLNCNIFCRKIVQTGQKLYVKNAKADPYWDDNPEVAQDGFMSYYGLPVNWPDNTPFGTICVMDFKETDYQQDYLDLMEELRNLIEYDLQLSEQYHTTVQLAANLEKANYELMEATKLADIANQAKSAFIANMSHELRTPLNAILGFTQIMTRSQTLPPEHQEKVSIINRSGEHLLTLINNVLDLSKIEAGRITLNEKNFDLHCLLDDLHDMFQLKANDKGLQLLLELAENLPRYIRTDEVKLRQILINLINNALKFTEQGGISLRAIHQSPVTSDRPTTIHFEVEDTGAGIAPEELDRLFEAFTQTTSGKQAQEGTGLGLSISRKFAQLMGGEIRATSRVGEGTIFSFEIQCQPVEATEVEALKPQHQIIALQPDQPCYRLLIVDDKPVNRQILIQLLGPLGFELKEAGNGKEALEIWEQWEPHLIWMDMKMPVMDGFEATKTIKATTKGQATVVLALTASVLEEEKAVVLSAGCDDFLRKPFRDEQIFKALEKHLEVRYIYEDSVPSSKNSAPEKDVLTAENVQALSSEIQLQLHQAVISASEAAITAVVTAIAEKNPALSEAIANCFHNFEYDKISILLPEREDFPSF